The following coding sequences lie in one Liolophura sinensis isolate JHLJ2023 chromosome 4, CUHK_Ljap_v2, whole genome shotgun sequence genomic window:
- the LOC135464330 gene encoding microspherule protein 1-like isoform X1, which translates to MSNSVSNSASVRVSETGAPLTTSMLTGSVSNNEDVKPHTQVMTTPSRSDSGEGRKDVSESSPCSTTLPPPTGTPLSAQRPPRGKEDTPLPIMYTPTCNISGSLPSVTGSLPSTPVSSRTPAVAGRRSTRSIKRKKFDDELVESSLVKSERGRLKGGPGEIKPEVPAPMETSPPPPPEKKRPVKSSSRRAKRQKPPAPASTKDLGRWKPQDDLLLITAVQQTNDLSAVHLGVKFTCRFTLREIQERWYALLYDQVISKLAITRIKQLHPEIIMSVQAKALFSNKEEELLGTVSSTSQPTLETFSLCYKNITRCFYHSRTAKSLHNHWLLMKQYHLLPDQSVQPLPRGDHVLNFSDAEDMIADEDLKDQCDEAVENELAIADRRQKREIRNLEQELPKWQVLVDHVTGISPPDFDNQTLAVLRGRLVRYLMRSREITLGRATKDNQIDVDLSLEGPAWKISRRQGIIKLRNNGDFFVANEGKRPIYIDGKPVLAGVKQKLNNNSVVEISCLRFIFLINEDLISVIRNEGQKVTQ; encoded by the exons ATGTCGAATTCAGTAAGCAATAGTGCATCTGTACGTGTGTCGGAAACTGGCGCCCCGTTAACGACGTCCATGTTAACTGGAAGTGTGTCGAACAATGAAGATGTCAAACCACACACGCAGGTGATGACAACCCCTTCTCGATCAGATTCAG GGGAAGGGCGAAAGGATGTGTCAGAGTCATCTCCCTGTAGTACCACACTTCCACCTCCTACAGGAACACCCTTGTCAGCTCAACGACCACCCAGAGGTAAAGAGGACACACCTTTGCCCATCATGTACACACCTACCTGTAACA TCAGTGGTAGTTTACCTTCAGTGACTGGTAGCTTGCCCTCCACTCCCGTGTCCTCCAGAACGCCAGCGGTGGCAGGTCGGCGAAGCACAAGATCCATCAAGAGGAAGAAGTTTGACGATGAACTGGTTGAGAGTAGTCTGGTCAAATCTGAACGGGGCAGATTAAAGGGCGGCCCTGGCGAGATTAAACCTGAAGTCCCAGCCCCGATGGAGACATCACCACCTCCACCCCCGGAGAAAAAACGA CCAGTAAAATCCTCTTCAAGAAGAGCTAAGAGGCAAAAG ccaCCAGCGCCTGCTTCCACAAAAGACCTGGGCAGATGGAAACCCCAAGATGATCTGCTGCTTATAACAGCTGTTCAACAG ACAAATGATCTGTCAGCAGTCCACCTGGGGGTGAAGTTCACATGTCGCTTTACTTTGCGAGAAATCCAGGAGCGGTGGTACGCCCTTCTCTACGACCAAGTTATCTCCAA ACTGGCTATCACCAGGATCAAACAACTTCACCCCGAGATCATCATGTCTGTTCAGGCCAAGGCACTCTTTTCTAACAAGGAGGAAGAACTTCTGGGCACTGTGTCATCT ACAAGTCAGCCAACGCTAGAGACATTCAGTCTCTGCTACAAGAACATCACGAGGTGTTTCTATCACTCTAGAACTGCCAAATCCCTGCACAACCACTGGCTGCTGATGAAACAGTACCACCTGTTACCTGACCAATCAG TTCAGCCTCTACCCAGGGGAGACCATGTCCTGAACTTCTCTGATGCTGAGGACATGATAGCTGATGAAGATCTCAA GGATCAGTGTGATGAAGCTGTGGAAAATG AGTTGGCCATCGCTGACAGACGACAGAAGCGAGAGATTCGTAACCTGGAGCAGGAATTACCCAAGTGGCAGGTGCTGGTCGATCACGTGACAG GCATAAGTCCCCCCGACTTTGATAACCAGACCCTGGCAGTACTACGTGGCAGACTGGTACGATATCTGATGAGGTCAAGGGAG ATAACACTGGGCCGAGCTACGAAGGACAACCAGATTGATGTGGACCTATCACTGGAAGGACCTGCGTGGAAGATTTCTCGTCGTCAAGGCATAATTAAACTTCGGAATAATGGAGACTTTTTTGTTGCCAACGAAGGGAAGAGACCTATTTATATAGATGGGAAGCCTGTGTTGGCAGGGGTAAAACAGAAACTCAACAACAACTCGGTGGTAGAG ATTTCCTGTTTACGGTTCATCTTTCTGATTAATGAGGATCTGATCTCTGTCATACGCAATGAGGGACAAAAGGTGACACAGTGA
- the LOC135464332 gene encoding isovaleryl-CoA dehydrogenase, mitochondrial-like has product MTSVRILGSRLHHCLRHLSAVGANQFQKTAVRASSHWPIDDSLYGLTDEQRSLRESVFNFVQKELAPKAGQIDKDNDFKDLKSFWKQCGDMGLLGITAPAEYGGTEGTYLDHVLVMEEMTRACPAVALSYGAHSNLCVNQICKNGTEEQKKKYLPKLVSGEFVGALAMSEPGSGSDVVSMKTKAEKQGDHYIINGNKFWITNGPDADVLIVYARTEPNADKPQHGISTFLVEKGMPGFSTAPKLDKLGMRGSNTCELIFENCKIPAENMLGGMNKGVYVLMSGLDIERLVLAAGPIGIMQACCDVAFEYAHLRETFGQKIGHYQMIQAKMADMYTILNVSRSYVYNVARALDNGQRQPRDCAGAILYTAEAATKMALETVQILGGNGYINDYPAGRLLRDAKLYEIGAGTSEVRRLVIARSINGFYK; this is encoded by the coding sequence ATGACATCAGTACGAATCTTAGGGAGTAGACTTCATCATTGTTTGCGTCACCTGAGCGCAGTAGGGGCAAATCAGTTTCAGAAAACAGCCGTTCGAGCTTCGTCACACTGGCCCATTGACGATTCCCTGTACGGTTTGACAGACGAGCAGCGTAGTTTGAGGGAATCTGTGTTCAACTTTGTACAGAAAGAGTTGGCACCAAAAGCTGGACAAATCGACAAAGACAACGATTTcaaagacttgaaatctttctGGAAACAATGCGGAGACATGGGTCTTTTGGGTATCACTGCACCTGCAGAATACGGTGGTACAGAAGGGACATACTTGGATCACGTTTTGGTTATGGAAGAAATGACCCGTGCTTGTCCTGCAGTAGCTTTAAGCTATGGGGCGCACTCGAATTTGTGCGTCAATCAGATTTGCAAGAACGGCACAgaagaacaaaagaaaaaatatctcCCAAAGCTGGTCAGCGGTGAGTTTGTAGGAGCTTTGGCAATGAGCGAGCCAGGAAGTGGATCAGACGTAGTTTCGATGAAAACTAAAGCAGAGAAACAAGGAGACCACTACATCATTAACGGAAACAAATTTTGGATAACAAATGGCCCCGATGCAGATGTTTTGATAGTTTATGCGAGAACAGAACCAAATGCTGACAAACCACAGCACGGCATCAGCACATTTCTCGTTGAAAAGGGAATGCCCGGTTTTTCAACAGCCCCAAAGCTGGACAAATTGGGCATGAGGGGATCAAATACTTGTGAACTGATAtttgaaaattgtaaaattcCAGCCGAGAATATGCTTGGTGGCATGAACAAAGGGGTTTATGTTTTAATGAGCGGATTGGATATAGAAAGACTAGTTTTGGCCGCTGGACCGATTGGTATCATGCAAGCTTGCTGTGATGTCGCATTTGAATATGCTCACTTAAGAGAAACTTTCGGACAAAAGATCGGCCATTATCAAATGATTCAGGCCAAGATGGCTGACATGTACACTATCCTGAATGTATCAAGGTCGTATGTGTACAATGTTGCACGCGCCTTGGACAACGGTCAGCGACAGCCACGGGATTGTGCAGGCGCTATTCTATACACAGCTGAAGCTGCCACAAAAATGGCTCTGGAAACTGTTCAGATTTTGGGTGGTAATGGATACATTAATGACTATCCTGCAGGGAGACTACTCCGTGATGCCAAACTCTATGAAATCGGAGCCGGGACAAGCGAAGTGCGCAGACTTGTCATCGCGAGATCAATTAATGGATTCTATAAATAA
- the LOC135464330 gene encoding microspherule protein 1-like isoform X2 → MSNSVSNSASVRVSETGAPLTTSMLTGSVSNNEDVKPHTQVMTTPSRSDSGEGRKDVSESSPCSTTLPPPTGTPLSAQRPPRVSGSLPSVTGSLPSTPVSSRTPAVAGRRSTRSIKRKKFDDELVESSLVKSERGRLKGGPGEIKPEVPAPMETSPPPPPEKKRPVKSSSRRAKRQKPPAPASTKDLGRWKPQDDLLLITAVQQTNDLSAVHLGVKFTCRFTLREIQERWYALLYDQVISKLAITRIKQLHPEIIMSVQAKALFSNKEEELLGTVSSTSQPTLETFSLCYKNITRCFYHSRTAKSLHNHWLLMKQYHLLPDQSVQPLPRGDHVLNFSDAEDMIADEDLKDQCDEAVENELAIADRRQKREIRNLEQELPKWQVLVDHVTGISPPDFDNQTLAVLRGRLVRYLMRSREITLGRATKDNQIDVDLSLEGPAWKISRRQGIIKLRNNGDFFVANEGKRPIYIDGKPVLAGVKQKLNNNSVVEISCLRFIFLINEDLISVIRNEGQKVTQ, encoded by the exons ATGTCGAATTCAGTAAGCAATAGTGCATCTGTACGTGTGTCGGAAACTGGCGCCCCGTTAACGACGTCCATGTTAACTGGAAGTGTGTCGAACAATGAAGATGTCAAACCACACACGCAGGTGATGACAACCCCTTCTCGATCAGATTCAG GGGAAGGGCGAAAGGATGTGTCAGAGTCATCTCCCTGTAGTACCACACTTCCACCTCCTACAGGAACACCCTTGTCAGCTCAACGACCACCCAGAG TCAGTGGTAGTTTACCTTCAGTGACTGGTAGCTTGCCCTCCACTCCCGTGTCCTCCAGAACGCCAGCGGTGGCAGGTCGGCGAAGCACAAGATCCATCAAGAGGAAGAAGTTTGACGATGAACTGGTTGAGAGTAGTCTGGTCAAATCTGAACGGGGCAGATTAAAGGGCGGCCCTGGCGAGATTAAACCTGAAGTCCCAGCCCCGATGGAGACATCACCACCTCCACCCCCGGAGAAAAAACGA CCAGTAAAATCCTCTTCAAGAAGAGCTAAGAGGCAAAAG ccaCCAGCGCCTGCTTCCACAAAAGACCTGGGCAGATGGAAACCCCAAGATGATCTGCTGCTTATAACAGCTGTTCAACAG ACAAATGATCTGTCAGCAGTCCACCTGGGGGTGAAGTTCACATGTCGCTTTACTTTGCGAGAAATCCAGGAGCGGTGGTACGCCCTTCTCTACGACCAAGTTATCTCCAA ACTGGCTATCACCAGGATCAAACAACTTCACCCCGAGATCATCATGTCTGTTCAGGCCAAGGCACTCTTTTCTAACAAGGAGGAAGAACTTCTGGGCACTGTGTCATCT ACAAGTCAGCCAACGCTAGAGACATTCAGTCTCTGCTACAAGAACATCACGAGGTGTTTCTATCACTCTAGAACTGCCAAATCCCTGCACAACCACTGGCTGCTGATGAAACAGTACCACCTGTTACCTGACCAATCAG TTCAGCCTCTACCCAGGGGAGACCATGTCCTGAACTTCTCTGATGCTGAGGACATGATAGCTGATGAAGATCTCAA GGATCAGTGTGATGAAGCTGTGGAAAATG AGTTGGCCATCGCTGACAGACGACAGAAGCGAGAGATTCGTAACCTGGAGCAGGAATTACCCAAGTGGCAGGTGCTGGTCGATCACGTGACAG GCATAAGTCCCCCCGACTTTGATAACCAGACCCTGGCAGTACTACGTGGCAGACTGGTACGATATCTGATGAGGTCAAGGGAG ATAACACTGGGCCGAGCTACGAAGGACAACCAGATTGATGTGGACCTATCACTGGAAGGACCTGCGTGGAAGATTTCTCGTCGTCAAGGCATAATTAAACTTCGGAATAATGGAGACTTTTTTGTTGCCAACGAAGGGAAGAGACCTATTTATATAGATGGGAAGCCTGTGTTGGCAGGGGTAAAACAGAAACTCAACAACAACTCGGTGGTAGAG ATTTCCTGTTTACGGTTCATCTTTCTGATTAATGAGGATCTGATCTCTGTCATACGCAATGAGGGACAAAAGGTGACACAGTGA
- the LOC135464335 gene encoding LOW QUALITY PROTEIN: isovaleryl-CoA dehydrogenase, mitochondrial-like (The sequence of the model RefSeq protein was modified relative to this genomic sequence to represent the inferred CDS: deleted 1 base in 1 codon; substituted 1 base at 1 genomic stop codon), which yields MRTFWKQCGNLGLLGMTAPSEYGGTEGTYLDHVLVLEEMARASAGVALNYGAHSNLCVNQLVKHGTKIQKEKYLPKLISXEFVGGLAVSEVNSGSDVVSMVTRAEKHGDHYVLNGSKFWITNGPDADVVIVYAKTKPKAVKPKRSISAFIVAHNFTGFSSGPSLDKLGMRGSNTGELIFENCKVPVENLFGEENKGVYVLMTGLDVEWIIMCAGPLGIMQACCDCAFAYSHLRETFVQRIGHYQMIQAKLADMYTTLNVSWSFVYNVARALDSGERQPMSCAASTLFTAEAATKMALDAIQIHGGNGYINDYPAGRFLRDAKLAEIGAGTSEIQQIVIARAISAFYK from the exons ATGAGAACGTTTTGGAAACAATGTGGAAATCTTGGTCTGTTGGGAATGACAGCA CCGTCAGAGTATGGAGGTACAGAAGGGACATACTTAGATCACGTGTTGGTTTTAGAAGAAATGGCGCGAGCCTCTGCAGGAGTTGCGTTGAATTATGGAGCCCATTCAAACCTCTGTGTCAACCAGCTAGTCAAACACGGCACCAAAATTCAAAAGgaaaaatatcttcccaaattGATTTCGTGAGAATTTGTTGGAGGTCTAGCAGTGAGTGAAGTAAACAGTGGGTCGGATGTGGTTTCTATGGTAACCAGAGCGGAAAAACATGGCGATCATTATGTTTTGAATGGCAGTAAATTTTGGATCACAAATGGACCAGATGCTGATGTGGTTATTGTTTATGcgaaaacaaaaccaaaagcaGTGAAACCCAAGCGCAGCATAAGCGCTTTTATTGTAGCGCACAATTTCACAGGTTTTTCCTCGGGCCCAAGTCTAGATAAGCTAGGCATGAGGGGCTCGAATACTGGCGAACTGATTTTTGAAAACTGTAAAGTCCCCGTGGAAAATCTTTTTGGCGAAGAGAACAAAGGTGTTTATGTGTTGATGACAGGACTTGATGTTGAATGGATTATAATGTGTGCAGGGCCATTAGGAATAATGCAGGCGTGCTGTGATTGCGCATTTGCATACTCACATCTGCGAGAGACTTTTGTACAGAGGATCGGCCACTACCAAATGATTCAGGCCAAACTTGCAGATATGTACACAACACTGAATGTGTCGTGGTCGTTCGTGTATAATGTAGCTCGGGCCTTGGATAGTGGAGAGCGCCAGCCAATGAGCTGTGCGGCGTCAACGCTCTTCACAGCAGAAGCTGCGACTAAAATGGCGCTGGATGCCATTCAGATTCATGGCGGCAATGGCTACATCAATGATTATCCTGCAGGCAGATTTCTACGCGATGCAAAACTGGCTGAAATAGGAGCAGGCACAAGTGAAATCCAACAGATCGTAATTGCAAGAGCCATCAGTGCCTTCTACAAGTAA